The following coding sequences are from one Anguilla rostrata isolate EN2019 chromosome 16, ASM1855537v3, whole genome shotgun sequence window:
- the LOC135241769 gene encoding mucin-5AC-like, which yields MGTLLRLLAWTLLSVGLTVGQEGQQTTPQSVTIIPTLTKIPLISGVSPTHNGRVCSTWGNYHFKTFDGDVIQVPSTCNFVLSSLCKSDYEEFNIQMRRQVVDGLPTISKITMKLDGTVVELLKDSVLVNKIK from the exons ATGGGGACACTCTTACGACTCCTGGCCTGGACGCTGCTGTCTGTTGGGCTGACAG TTGGTCAAGAAGGACAACAAA CCACTCCTCAGTCCGTGACTATCATCCCAACCCTGACTAAGATACCACTGATCTCAG GAGTGAGCCCTACTCACAATGGCCGAGTTTGCAGCACATGGGGAAACTACCACTTCAAGACTTTTGATGGGGACGTCATCCAAGTGCCCTCCACCTGTAACTTTGTCCTAAGCTCTCTGTGCAAGAGCGACTACGAAGAGTTCAACATCCAGATGAGGAGGCAAGTGGTGGACGGCCTGCCCACCATCAGCAAGATCACCATGAAGCTGGACGGGACAGTGGTGGAGCTCCTCAAAGACTCAGTCCTCGTCAACAAAATCAAGTGA